A genomic stretch from Spongiibacter nanhainus includes:
- a CDS encoding LysR family transcriptional regulator: MNLSRIDLNLFVVFDAIYSQQSLTRAAEVLSVTQPAVSNALGRLRQHLGDPLFIRSGKGMSPTPLARQLIEPVREALNGLETCVQERQQFDPASARQTLRLHATEHAEISMLPRLLRRLSLAAPHIDLEVVFHRRRDIPLELASGRLQLAVDAPLINSQDLVEKPLHQDHYVCVMAADNPLADSEFTLEQFLTARHIHISSRSRGSGHVDLALRAIGHQRRIALRLQHYAALPALVANSDAIAAVPLSLAQHWPQLCQRDLPFTTSPMELRMFWHKSSDHDPVISWLGDQVAAAATGAD, translated from the coding sequence GTGAATCTGTCCCGTATCGATCTCAATCTGTTTGTGGTGTTCGACGCCATCTACAGCCAGCAAAGCCTGACCCGGGCCGCAGAAGTACTCAGTGTGACCCAGCCCGCCGTGAGCAACGCCTTGGGGCGCTTGCGTCAACACCTGGGAGATCCCTTGTTTATTCGCAGCGGCAAGGGTATGAGCCCCACCCCTCTGGCCCGGCAGCTTATTGAGCCGGTGCGGGAAGCCCTCAATGGCCTGGAAACCTGCGTACAGGAACGCCAGCAGTTTGATCCAGCCAGCGCCCGGCAGACACTGCGCCTTCACGCCACCGAACACGCGGAAATCTCCATGCTGCCAAGGCTGCTGCGGCGCCTAAGCTTGGCGGCGCCGCATATTGATCTGGAGGTCGTCTTTCACCGCCGGCGGGACATTCCATTGGAGCTGGCCAGCGGTCGCTTGCAACTGGCGGTGGACGCACCGCTGATCAACAGCCAGGATTTAGTGGAGAAGCCATTGCACCAGGACCACTACGTGTGTGTGATGGCCGCCGACAATCCCCTTGCCGACAGCGAATTCACACTGGAGCAATTTCTCACCGCCCGCCATATCCATATATCCAGTCGCTCCCGGGGCTCTGGACACGTGGATCTGGCGCTGCGGGCCATCGGTCACCAACGGCGCATCGCGCTGCGCCTACAACACTATGCCGCCCTGCCCGCGCTGGTGGCCAACAGCGACGCCATCGCCGCGGTGCCGCTCAGTCTGGCTCAGCATTGGCCCCAGCTATGCCAGCGGGATTTGCCCTTTACCACCTCACCCATGGAGCTGAGGATGTTCTGGCACAAGAGCAGCGACCACGACCCAGTGATCAGCTGGTTGGGGGATCAGGTCGCCGCGGCTGCTACCGGCGCGGACTGA
- a CDS encoding phosphotransferase: MSNFDLDTDKLCSYLEANIDGFKGPLTAEKFAGGQSNPTYLIEAASGRYVLRRKPPGNLLKSAHAVDREFRVMSALADTPVPVPAMRVLCDDDSIIGSMFYVMDFLDGRIFWDASLPEQSAEERSAIYDNMNKVLADLHNVDVDAVGLSDYGRPGNYFERQLSRWTKQYRASETETVEAMEKLIVWLQANVPEDDGQACLVHGDFRLDNMMLAKDSTEVIALLDWELSTLGHPYADLAYQCMQLRIPGTAAIPGLGNTDRKALGIPTEEEYVARYCERRGIDGIDNWEFYLAFSFFRLSAILQGVYKRALDGNASSQKAMDYGALAKPLAELGIALVEESR; the protein is encoded by the coding sequence ATGTCCAACTTTGATCTGGATACCGACAAGCTGTGCAGTTATCTGGAAGCCAATATCGACGGCTTTAAGGGGCCGTTGACCGCCGAAAAATTTGCCGGTGGTCAGTCCAACCCCACTTACCTGATCGAGGCCGCCAGCGGCCGCTATGTGCTGCGTCGCAAGCCGCCGGGCAACCTGCTTAAATCCGCGCACGCGGTAGACCGGGAGTTCCGGGTGATGTCGGCACTGGCCGACACCCCGGTGCCGGTACCCGCCATGCGGGTGCTGTGCGACGACGACAGCATCATTGGTTCCATGTTTTACGTGATGGACTTTCTGGACGGCCGCATATTTTGGGACGCCTCTCTGCCTGAGCAAAGCGCCGAGGAGCGCAGCGCCATTTACGACAACATGAACAAGGTCCTGGCAGACCTGCACAACGTTGACGTGGATGCGGTGGGCTTGAGCGACTACGGCCGCCCGGGCAATTATTTTGAGCGTCAGCTCAGTCGTTGGACCAAACAGTATCGGGCCAGTGAAACGGAAACCGTCGAGGCGATGGAAAAGCTCATTGTGTGGTTGCAAGCCAACGTGCCCGAGGACGACGGTCAGGCCTGCCTGGTCCACGGTGACTTCCGGCTCGACAACATGATGCTGGCCAAGGATAGCACTGAGGTCATCGCACTGTTGGACTGGGAGCTGTCGACACTGGGTCACCCCTATGCCGACCTGGCCTACCAATGCATGCAGTTGCGGATACCAGGTACTGCCGCCATTCCCGGGCTGGGCAATACCGATCGCAAAGCATTGGGCATTCCCACCGAGGAAGAGTACGTCGCCCGCTACTGCGAGCGCCGGGGAATTGACGGCATCGACAACTGGGAGTTTTACCTGGCGTTTTCCTTTTTCCGTCTCAGCGCCATTTTACAGGGAGTCTACAAGCGCGCCCTGGATGGCAATGCCTCCAGCCAGAAAGCCATGGACTACGGCGCCCTGGCTAAGCCATTGGCGGAGTTGGGTATCGCCTTGGTGGAGGAAAGTCG
- a CDS encoding histidine phosphatase family protein, with protein MAEIYVVRHGQAAFGTDNYDRLTDVGWEQARLLGEYFRSIGLEFDATFNGTMRRHRETLAGVRDVLPATPSATELPGLNEYDFHALLDLYVPQQGLEVDRSDPRAFYRCLRDVLIAWNRDEIDGVSETWAQFEGRVIDTMEAISQPSGKVLVVTSGGASSAILRRVLGVDVATMVELNLQARNTGISRYFAKKQRFKLNSFNGVPHLEKPQDRHLITYT; from the coding sequence ATGGCTGAAATTTATGTAGTAAGGCACGGGCAGGCGGCGTTTGGCACCGATAATTACGATCGGCTGACCGACGTGGGTTGGGAGCAGGCACGCCTCTTAGGCGAGTACTTTCGCAGTATCGGCCTGGAGTTTGATGCCACGTTTAACGGCACCATGCGCCGGCACCGGGAGACACTGGCGGGGGTTCGGGATGTCCTGCCCGCTACGCCCTCAGCAACGGAGTTACCGGGCCTCAACGAATATGACTTTCACGCCTTGCTGGACCTCTATGTACCGCAGCAGGGGCTGGAAGTGGACCGCAGCGACCCCAGGGCCTTTTATCGTTGCCTGCGGGACGTGCTCATTGCCTGGAACCGGGACGAGATCGACGGCGTCAGCGAGACTTGGGCCCAGTTTGAGGGCCGGGTAATCGACACCATGGAAGCAATCTCACAGCCCAGTGGCAAAGTACTGGTGGTGACATCGGGCGGCGCCAGCAGCGCTATTTTGCGCCGGGTATTGGGCGTGGACGTGGCCACCATGGTGGAACTGAATTTACAGGCACGCAACACGGGCATCAGTCGATATTTTGCCAAAAAACAGCGCTTTAAACTCAATAGCTTTAACGGGGTGCCACACCTGGAAAAACCCCAGGACCGGCACCTAATCACTTACACCTGA
- a CDS encoding acyl-CoA dehydrogenase family protein yields MDLNLTPSPKAQELLTKLKGFMDQHIYPNEKAYAEQVHNAENRFAVMPLMDELKEKAKAEGLWNLFVPEEYGQYSDIGGLSFLDYAPLCEEMGRVIWSPEVFNCNAPDTGNMEVFMKYATDAQREKWLTPLLNGDIRSSYAMTEPQVASSDATNIELLIEKDGDEWVLNGRKWFITGAMNERTKIFIVMGKSDPDNPSRHKQQTQVLVPQGTPGLKIIRPLTTLGYDDAPIGHAELVFENVRVPMENVLLGEGRGFEIAQGRLAPGRMHHCMRLIGTAQRSLELACQRVTQRSTFGRPLAKHQSIREEISRSFSEIEMARLLVLKTCKLIDDQGPLQTTDMIAATKTTVPLLVQNVIDRCMQMHGAGGLTEDYMMAEGFNYARWCRQADGPDQVHQMALGKQVIGRFSGQ; encoded by the coding sequence ATGGACCTCAATTTGACTCCCTCGCCCAAGGCGCAGGAATTGCTGACCAAACTCAAAGGGTTTATGGATCAGCATATTTACCCCAATGAAAAGGCCTATGCCGAGCAGGTTCACAATGCTGAGAACCGCTTTGCCGTTATGCCGCTGATGGACGAGCTGAAGGAGAAGGCCAAGGCCGAAGGGCTGTGGAATTTGTTTGTCCCCGAGGAATATGGCCAATACAGCGATATCGGCGGTTTAAGCTTTCTCGACTACGCGCCTTTGTGTGAGGAAATGGGCCGGGTGATCTGGTCACCGGAGGTGTTCAACTGTAATGCCCCGGACACCGGCAACATGGAAGTGTTCATGAAATACGCCACCGATGCCCAGCGCGAAAAATGGCTGACACCGCTGCTCAACGGCGACATTCGCTCCTCCTATGCGATGACTGAACCCCAGGTGGCTTCCAGCGACGCCACCAATATCGAACTACTGATCGAGAAAGATGGCGACGAATGGGTACTCAACGGCCGCAAGTGGTTTATCACTGGCGCCATGAATGAGCGCACCAAAATCTTTATCGTGATGGGTAAATCTGACCCGGATAACCCCAGCCGCCACAAGCAGCAAACCCAGGTATTGGTGCCCCAGGGTACCCCGGGTTTGAAGATCATCCGCCCCCTGACCACCTTGGGCTACGACGACGCCCCGATTGGCCATGCCGAGCTGGTGTTTGAGAATGTCCGGGTACCCATGGAAAACGTGCTGTTGGGTGAAGGCCGTGGTTTTGAGATCGCTCAGGGACGATTGGCCCCGGGTCGCATGCACCACTGCATGCGCCTGATCGGCACCGCCCAGCGCAGTTTGGAACTGGCCTGTCAGCGGGTTACTCAGCGCAGCACCTTTGGCCGCCCACTTGCCAAGCATCAATCCATTCGCGAAGAGATCTCCCGCAGTTTTTCAGAAATAGAAATGGCTCGCCTGCTGGTACTGAAAACCTGCAAATTGATCGACGATCAGGGCCCTTTGCAAACCACAGATATGATCGCCGCCACCAAGACCACCGTGCCCCTGTTGGTGCAAAATGTGATCGACCGCTGTATGCAAATGCACGGTGCCGGAGGCCTGACCGAGGACTATATGATGGCGGAGGGCTTTAACTATGCGCGCTGGTGTCGCCAGGCTGATGGTCCGGATCAGGTTCACCAGATGGCGCTAGGCAAGCAGGTTATCGGGCGTTTTTCAGGTCAATAA